Proteins found in one Streptomyces sp. Edi2 genomic segment:
- a CDS encoding FtsK/SpoIIIE domain-containing protein has product MGKKRHQDDSREPDDIYAHTAGAIGGLCIASAVLIAIKMKLGLNWPATILLTAGALVALGYAAWWVKTRVQRWWATKPAEATSTALAQESPPGPTDDAERAVPIHPELTEALTRTGAISRDEVIPFHDVDEKALPGIGTQYKFKMPKGGTHEDVAKNLGPIASMLGVTRLHLKLEISRESEREVTLLKLNEPPFSRLFDPPNRKEIQAFDGIPFGHEVTGTLAGVETFNKASMLIAGMSQMGKTTLLNGLITCLLIAYRDEFDMVLLDGKFVGLAPFSKIALRYEASSDPAILEDILDELLTLVDKRYTEKMDAIMAREPEPKFRPLFFIIDEAADFYVDNGTKASKDLVARVEDKSRSLVAKALESGVSVIMLTQRPDKDAIPVNVRAQFQYRMCLYVDSQGAAKVALGDSYFTTMAPINPVMLNPKNKGQAVLFVNGTSTLIRGFNFPNEFIWEVIDEAHDRRQQRLSAVPDSPRKKAIDLMRSQGVEFMTTQDLAEALCITESNPVAVGKKLSKLLGVAPDRTTGGVRGYRLADLTAAAMSDS; this is encoded by the coding sequence ATGGGAAAAAAGAGACACCAGGACGACAGTCGCGAACCTGACGACATCTACGCCCACACAGCCGGCGCAATCGGCGGCCTGTGCATCGCTTCGGCGGTCCTGATCGCCATCAAGATGAAGCTGGGCCTCAACTGGCCGGCGACCATTCTGCTCACCGCGGGCGCGCTGGTCGCGCTCGGGTATGCGGCCTGGTGGGTCAAGACCCGAGTGCAGCGCTGGTGGGCCACAAAGCCCGCTGAGGCGACATCCACCGCGCTGGCGCAGGAATCTCCGCCCGGGCCAACAGACGACGCGGAGAGGGCCGTTCCGATACATCCAGAGCTGACCGAGGCTCTGACCCGTACCGGGGCCATCAGCCGGGATGAAGTCATCCCTTTCCATGACGTCGACGAGAAGGCGTTGCCGGGCATCGGGACGCAGTACAAGTTCAAGATGCCCAAGGGCGGCACCCATGAGGACGTCGCCAAGAACCTCGGGCCGATCGCGAGCATGCTCGGCGTGACCCGGCTGCACCTCAAGCTGGAGATCTCCCGCGAATCCGAACGGGAAGTCACCTTGCTGAAGCTGAACGAGCCACCGTTCAGCCGCCTTTTCGACCCACCGAACCGAAAGGAAATCCAGGCATTCGACGGGATTCCTTTCGGGCATGAGGTCACTGGCACATTGGCGGGTGTGGAGACATTCAACAAAGCCTCCATGCTGATCGCAGGCATGAGCCAGATGGGCAAAACCACTCTGCTCAACGGACTCATCACCTGCCTGCTGATCGCCTACCGCGACGAATTCGACATGGTGCTACTCGACGGAAAGTTCGTCGGCCTGGCCCCATTCTCGAAAATCGCCCTGCGCTACGAAGCGTCCAGCGATCCGGCCATCCTGGAAGACATTCTCGATGAACTGCTCACCCTCGTGGACAAGCGGTACACCGAGAAAATGGACGCCATCATGGCGCGGGAGCCGGAACCGAAGTTCCGGCCGCTGTTCTTCATCATTGATGAGGCGGCAGACTTCTACGTCGACAATGGCACCAAGGCGTCCAAAGATCTGGTCGCCCGGGTTGAGGACAAGTCGAGGTCCCTGGTTGCGAAGGCACTGGAATCCGGCGTTTCCGTAATCATGCTGACCCAGCGTCCAGACAAGGACGCAATTCCGGTCAACGTGAGGGCCCAGTTCCAGTACCGCATGTGCCTTTACGTCGACTCGCAAGGCGCGGCAAAGGTTGCCCTTGGTGACTCGTACTTCACCACAATGGCGCCGATCAACCCCGTCATGCTCAACCCGAAGAACAAGGGTCAGGCCGTACTGTTCGTGAACGGCACTTCCACTCTCATCCGAGGGTTCAACTTCCCGAACGAATTCATCTGGGAAGTGATTGACGAAGCGCACGACCGGAGGCAACAGCGTCTCAGTGCCGTTCCGGATTCCCCGCGCAAAAAAGCAATTGACCTGATGCGCTCCCAGGGGGTTGAGTTCATGACCACACAGGACCTGGCCGAAGCCCTCTGCATTACGGAAAGCAACCCGGTAGCGGTC